The stretch of DNA TTATCGGTTGGCGGTAAGTTGAAAGCGTGTTAGGCTAGTCTCAGGGCCCCACGTGCTCTATTAGTAGGTTCGTCCTTGTTGTTTAGCGTCTGTCACAGAATCCTGGTGCTTTGGTGGTCGTTATCGGTCGCTGTCTGTCGCTGTCACCGCTGCTTCAAACCACCGTCCAATTTCGCTGCTCTTGCTTTCACTTAAACTTTCCAGTTGTAAACCCAAAATGCCCCCATAATTTAGACTCCGATTTAAACTCTGTGGGGGTCAAGAACCATGCAGATGCGCAACACGGCGCTAAAATGTGGGGTACGGCGGAGACCGTCTATCGACGCCAGTTGCCAAGGATTTTTTGTGTGACACAAAGACCCCATTGGGACAGAAACGGGCCTTCAAACAGAGTCGCCTCGCTTCGGCAACGTGGGGGTCACGACGTAATAATTCAAGGTTGGGTTGGGCGGAGAAAGGGAGGAGTTAGGAAGGAGGCGGGAGTGTCACATCGAGAAGGGCTACAGACGGTCTAGACGATCACTTTCGAAGGATTTAAAAGCCGCGATCAAAATTTGGAAACTCAAGAAGGTGATTTTCAAAATTTCAgccctccagcagctctgtAATATTCATTTCCAACTGACATGTTCTGGCGCTATAACTGTAATAATAAttaattttattttttattgtaGTGAAAAATATGACCAGGGACATGGAACACCATGAAAGACACGACAAagggagatggaggtgatAATAAACGGGTTCGACCTTTTCCACTGTATATTAAGGCGCATAGTGAAGAGTGTAGAAACGAAATGGAGCCCGTATTGCCATTCAAACACCACTGCCAACCGTACAATCACGGTGCAACGTCGCATTGCTAAATCGACATATGTCGCAATGCAAAATCGCCTTCGAACGTTAGATGCTGAATGCGGAAGCCCTGCGCGAGTCTGCAGCTACGCCGCATCAGCCGCTAAGCTTTGGCGAGCAGATCTGAAAGTTGGGGATGATCAGGGAGTGGATATTTTTCTCAGAACCTGGACCTTGGGATCAAGTTGCGGGCATTTCGAGTCTTAGTCCATGCGACGGTGAAATATCGTGTAGTTGCTATACTCAACTTCAAAGATTACTAGCAAGAGAATGATACAATGTAACAAAAACCCCAACATTAGTCTTCAACCTCTATGCTCGATGTTCAACAATGTTGGGCCATCGTCATTCTGTCTCTGACACTAGCTCCAAAACAGATGAGCCACTTTTGTGATTTTTTCGATTGAGGTCTTTCTCGAGCAACTCAGGAATATGACACATGATCGCGAGAAGGTGAAAGATGAAATTTCGCTAAACGGTTTGGAAAGACCATGCCTGTCCTGTTctactacatactgtaccaactaagtacaagtgaagtactgtacctagTTGGATTTTTACAGTTTCATTGTGTCTCCCCCTAACGGTCACCTGATACCAACTTCTCCCCCCAATAATTACAAATGCCCGACTTACTGTCAATCTCAAAGATTCCAACGTTACACTTGACCAACCTAACTACTATACTTGCAAATTACACGAGATACCGGCACAATAACAACTACAAAACAGGAGAACTTTCAACGACTAACCAccacgtcacgtgaccactTTTATCCACCAACTCCATTTCTCCGCTATTCCAAGTCTCAGCTATCTACCCCATCCGTCAGctagtcacatgaccacgGCCTGTTCACGGTGGCAAACAATCCCATTGTCCCAAACCTTTTGCCTTCATTGGTCTGAAAAGTGTTCACAGCAGGACAATGTCGCTAACTAACGCTATAACACCAATTCAGACAGGATGGAAGTACACGTGAGCTCCGGTTACCTTAACAATCGCCCCTACACACCAACCTACCCCCCATATCTCCTCAAACCTCCACAAACGCGAAACTCATTTCCGTCACGACCTGACGTGCATCGTGTTTTTTAAAGTTTGTAAAATCACCCACCAAAACATAGTCTTCGCGATGCACTTGTCTACAAGCACGACGAAAACTTCTCTAGAACTGCCTCAGTTACTGATCCCTCGCCATGCGCAGATCAAATAACCAACCGTCAATCACGGCCCGCTTTGTCCGCCGAAAACCTGACAAGTTGGAGGGTGGCGAACGCCGTGCCCCTGTGCCATCCACATCGTCTCCAGGTGTGGCAGGTGGGCCAGGACTCACCCGCAAACGAGTCGTGGGCTCACCAGGGGTCTCGGGCGTGCCAGGAGGGTCCATTCAGCGCCGATCTGGTCGGGGTTCATTGCTCGAGAGCTCGGACATCAAGAAATCCGCGTACAAGGTCCAGAAGGACCGGAAAAGGGGCGAGAAGCCGAGTTTTACAAATGCCACAAACTGGCAGATGACCAAGGTTCCCGAGGTGACACCTGAAGTCCTGCCTACTCTGTCAGACGAACAGAAGCACGTTGTGGATCTCGTGTGCAAACAACGAGCAAATGTATTCTTCACCGGAGAAGCGGGAACGGGCAAATCGCTTATCATCAAGACCATTCTCAGGCGGTTCAAGAACAGCGGGATCTCGTGCCATGTGACTGCCCCAACAGGGCTCGCGGCCGTCAACATCGGGGGAGTTACTATCTACCGCTGGTCTGGTCTTGGACTTATGAACGGTACCTGCGATCAAATGGTCCAGAAGATCTCCAGGAGCCAGGACGCAAAAAATCGCTGGTTGAATACTAAGGTGCTCATCATCGATGAGGTCAGTATGTTTCCAGCAGACGCATTTGGTAAGCTGGATATAGTGGGAAGAAGGGTGCGGAATAAAGACCGTCCCTTTGGAGGTATCCAGTTGGTGTTGACTGGGGACTTCTTTCAGCTGCCTCCTGTTGGAATGAACGGAACGTGGCTGTTCTCGTCCGATTCCTTCAAAAAAGCTATCGCCCACAAAGTGCAGCTGAACAAGGTCTTCAGACAGCAGGGAGATACTGTTCTCACAGACATGCTTCGAAAATTGCGGTTCAGCAACCCAGAAGACCACGATGAACTAGACCGATTCTTCAGAAAACTCTCACGTGAACTGGACGACTCAGACGGCATTGTTCCCACCGTCTTAGAGCCCAGAAACGATGCTGTCAATGCCAAGAATCAAATGGAACTGGAAAAGCTACCAGGACCACTCTTCACCCTcaagtcacatgacacaGCCGATGGTAACTCTTTGGAAGACATTGACCCCAATGGGCGCTTTCTGAAGAATCTGGATGACAACCTCCGAGTAGTGTCTGAACTCAAGCTCAAACTCGGCGCCCAAGTGATGGTCATGAAAAACATTTACAAAGATCATGTCGAGCTCGTTAATGGCAACATGGGCATAGTAAAGTGGCTCATGAGCGCCAGCAAGTACTTCACCATCGCACAGAGCAAACCGGTAAAGTCGCAAATGTTTGAGGCTATCGAATGGGTCGAAGGAATTGTAAAGAACGGAAAACCTCTAGGGTACTTCGTTCGATCCAAAGATATTAGGGCATTGAAAGAATGTCCCGATGTCGATTCTCCTCATGTCAAGGACTGGGAGACCGCCAAAAGATTTCTTTTAGAGATCTACGAGACCATGGAGGTCCAGTATCGATTCAGTCCAACCCCCAAGTTCGACTGCACGTCGACCGACGCCCTGCTGCCCGTGGTCAAGTTCGTGGACAACACATACGGCACTCGGTACGTGTATATGGCTCCTGAAACCTTCCAGGTACCTAACACCAACAGTAACGGGGACCACACTGGAGGCTGGGAGAGAAAACAGGTTCCGCTTATTCTCGCGTGGGCCATGTCGATCCACAAGTGCCAGGGCCAGACGCTCGGAAAGGTCAAAGTTGATCTCTCCAAGGCCTTCTGTATGGGCCAGGCGTACGTGGCTCTATCACGTGTGAGTTCCAAGGACAATCTACAGGTTGTGGGGTTTAATCCTCGAAGAGAGAAACCCAGCCAGCAGGTGATTGAGTTTTATCGACAGTTTTCCAGGCCGTTTGAGAGGGAGGAGCGACAGAATAAACTAGACaagatggtggaggagttggatgATCCAGATCTGGATGATCTGTTCTAACTGAGCGTTAGCAAAGTTGAAACACTGAAGAGGACTGTGAGTGAAGCACGCACAAATCCAAACAGGAGCAGTGAGGATTGGTGTCGGCGAAAGTGAACTATGAGCTTTTTGAGTCTCGGGCGTTAGACGTGGCTGACAGCCTTTCCGAGTCCGACAAAGAGTCGCTGCTGCATTGTTTGTTCGCCGAGGTGCACCC from Yarrowia lipolytica chromosome 1D, complete sequence encodes:
- a CDS encoding uncharacterized protein (Compare to YALI0D02607g, similar to uniprot|P38766 Saccharomyces cerevisiae YHR031c RRM3 DNA helicase involved in rDNA replication and Ty1 transposition), with protein sequence MRRSNNQPSITARFVRRKPDKLEGGERRAPVPSTSSPGVAGGPGLTRKRVVGSPGVSGVPGGSIQRRSGRGSLLESSDIKKSAYKVQKDRKRGEKPSFTNATNWQMTKVPEVTPEVLPTLSDEQKHVVDLVCKQRANVFFTGEAGTGKSLIIKTILRRFKNSGISCHVTAPTGLAAVNIGGVTIYRWSGLGLMNGTCDQMVQKISRSQDAKNRWLNTKVLIIDEVSMFPADAFGKLDIVGRRVRNKDRPFGGIQLVLTGDFFQLPPVGMNGTWLFSSDSFKKAIAHKVQLNKVFRQQGDTVLTDMLRKLRFSNPEDHDELDRFFRKLSRELDDSDGIVPTVLEPRNDAVNAKNQMELEKLPGPLFTLKSHDTADGNSLEDIDPNGRFLKNLDDNLRVVSELKLKLGAQVMVMKNIYKDHVELVNGNMGIVKWLMSASKYFTIAQSKPVKSQMFEAIEWVEGIVKNGKPLGYFVRSKDIRALKECPDVDSPHVKDWETAKRFLLEIYETMEVQYRFSPTPKFDCTSTDALLPVVKFVDNTYGTRYVYMAPETFQVPNTNSNGDHTGGWERKQVPLILAWAMSIHKCQGQTLGKVKVDLSKAFCMGQAYVALSRVSSKDNLQVVGFNPRREKPSQQVIEFYRQFSRPFEREERQNKLDKMVEELDDPDLDDLF